The Geobacillus stearothermophilus ATCC 12980 genome contains a region encoding:
- a CDS encoding Crp/Fnr family transcriptional regulator, with product MNEMESREWQKWLTPLGRDLRLEKGTYLFQEGEKADDIYYIQSGKIQISKIDMDGQELALRICSEGDLIGELTLFCPGARYMLTAKVLEDGVVSAIKRETLEQELANNPTLAIELMKWMSLHFRKTQTKFRDLILHGKKGALYSTLIRLCNSYGVMKEDGILIDVPLTNQELANFCGTSREVVNRMLGDLRKKGVISVQKGKIRVHNLQYLRDEIACEGCPPELCSID from the coding sequence ATGAACGAGATGGAATCTCGTGAATGGCAGAAGTGGCTTACACCGCTTGGGCGCGATCTTCGCCTTGAGAAGGGAACGTACTTGTTTCAAGAAGGGGAAAAAGCAGACGATATTTACTATATCCAATCGGGGAAAATCCAAATCAGCAAAATCGACATGGACGGACAGGAGCTCGCGCTGCGCATTTGCAGCGAGGGCGATTTGATCGGCGAGCTGACACTGTTTTGCCCTGGCGCCCGCTACATGCTGACGGCGAAAGTGCTGGAAGACGGCGTCGTTTCCGCCATTAAGCGCGAGACGCTCGAACAAGAACTTGCCAACAATCCGACGCTGGCGATCGAGTTGATGAAATGGATGAGCCTCCATTTCCGCAAAACGCAGACGAAATTCCGCGACTTGATTTTACACGGCAAAAAAGGAGCGCTCTATTCAACGCTCATCCGTTTGTGCAACAGCTACGGCGTCATGAAAGAAGACGGCATTTTGATCGACGTGCCGCTGACGAACCAAGAGCTCGCCAACTTTTGCGGCACCTCCCGTGAAGTCGTCAACCGCATGCTCGGCGATTTGCGGAAAAAAGGCGTCATCTCCGTGCAAAAAGGAAAAATTCGCGTCCACAACTTGCAATATTTGCGTGACGAAATCGCCTGCGAAGGCTGCCCGCCCGAGCTGTGCAGCATTGACTGA
- the argC gene encoding N-acetyl-gamma-glutamyl-phosphate reductase, producing the protein MNVAIIGATGYSGAELFRLLYGHPHVSRCDVFSSSQDGVHVSESFPHVGSVDGAVLHKLEIEALSRYDAVFFATPPGVSGEWAPALVDRGVKVIDLSGAFRLKDGAVYEQWYGRQTAPAEYLQKAVYGLTEWNREAVREAVLLSNPGCYPTATLLGLAPLVKEGLIQEDSIIVDAKSGVSGAGRKAGLGTHFSEVNENVKIYKVNVHQHIPEIEQTLQTWNEAMEPITFSTHLIPMTRGIMATIYAKAKQSISPNDLVDLYKTSYEGSSFVRVRKVGQFPATKEVYGSNYCDIGLAYDERTGRVTVVSVIDNLMKGAAGQAVQNFNLMMGWDEAEGLRSLPIYP; encoded by the coding sequence ATGAACGTAGCCATTATCGGGGCGACGGGGTACAGCGGCGCGGAGTTGTTCCGCTTGCTATACGGGCATCCGCATGTGAGCCGTTGCGACGTGTTCTCGTCGTCGCAGGACGGGGTTCATGTATCGGAAAGTTTCCCGCACGTCGGTTCGGTCGATGGTGCGGTGTTGCATAAACTTGAAATCGAGGCGCTTTCCCGTTACGATGCGGTCTTTTTCGCCACGCCGCCCGGGGTGTCCGGGGAGTGGGCGCCGGCGCTCGTGGATCGGGGAGTGAAAGTGATCGATTTATCGGGCGCTTTCCGTTTGAAAGACGGAGCGGTGTACGAACAATGGTACGGGCGGCAGACGGCGCCGGCGGAATATTTGCAAAAGGCGGTGTACGGGCTGACCGAGTGGAATCGGGAGGCGGTGCGCGAGGCCGTGCTCCTATCCAACCCGGGCTGTTATCCGACGGCGACGCTGCTTGGCCTGGCGCCGCTTGTCAAAGAAGGATTGATTCAGGAAGATTCGATCATCGTTGACGCCAAGTCCGGCGTATCGGGCGCGGGGCGGAAAGCAGGGCTTGGGACGCATTTTTCCGAAGTGAACGAAAACGTGAAAATTTATAAAGTGAACGTCCATCAGCACATTCCGGAAATTGAGCAAACGCTGCAAACGTGGAATGAAGCGATGGAGCCAATTACGTTCAGCACCCATTTGATTCCGATGACACGGGGTATTATGGCGACGATCTATGCGAAGGCGAAACAATCGATTTCGCCAAACGATTTGGTAGATTTATATAAAACAAGTTATGAAGGTTCGTCGTTTGTCCGTGTTCGCAAGGTCGGGCAATTTCCAGCGACGAAAGAAGTGTACGGATCAAATTATTGCGATATCGGCCTCGCCTACGATGAGCGGACGGGACGGGTGACGGTCGTGTCGGTGATCGACAACTTGATGAAAGGCGCTGCCGGGCAGGCGGTGCAAAACTTCAACTTGATGATGGGTTGGGATGAGGCGGAGGGCCTCCGATCCTTGCCGATCTATCCGTGA
- the adhP gene encoding alcohol dehydrogenase AdhP yields MKAAVVEQFKKPLQVKEVEKPKISYGEVLVRIKACGVCHTDLHAAHGDWPVKPKLPLIPGHEGVGVIEEVGPGVTHLKVGDRVGIPWLYSACGHCDYCLSGQETLCERQQNAGYSVDGGYAEYCRAAADYVVKIPDNLSFEEAAPIFCAGVTTYKALKVTGAKPGEWVAIYGIGGLGHVAVQYAKAMGLNVVAVDLGDEKLELAKQLGADLVVNPKHDDAAQWIKEKVGGVHATVVTAVSKAAFESAYKSIRRGGACVLVGLPPEEIPIPIFDTVLNGVKIIGSIVGTRKDLQEALQFAAEGKVKTIVEVQPLENINDVFDRMLKGQINGRVVLKVD; encoded by the coding sequence ATGAAAGCTGCAGTTGTGGAACAATTTAAAAAGCCGTTACAAGTGAAAGAAGTGGAAAAACCTAAGATCTCATACGGGGAAGTATTAGTGCGCATCAAAGCGTGTGGGGTATGCCATACAGACTTGCATGCCGCACATGGCGACTGGCCTGTAAAGCCTAAACTACCTCTCATTCCTGGCCATGAAGGCGTCGGTGTAATTGAAGAAGTAGGTCCTGGGGTAACACATTTAAAAGTTGGAGATCGCGTAGGTATCCCTTGGCTTTATTCGGCGTGCGGTCATTGTGACTATTGCTTAAGCGGACAAGAAACATTATGCGAACGTCAACAAAACGCTGGCTATTCCGTCGATGGTGGTTATGCTGAATATTGCCGTGCTGCAGCCGATTATGTCGTAAAAATTCCTGATAACTTATCGTTTGAAGAAGCCGCTCCAATCTTTTGCGCTGGTGTAACAACATATAAAGCGCTCAAAGTAACAGGCGCAAAACCAGGTGAATGGGTAGCCATTTACGGTATCGGCGGGCTTGGACATGTCGCAGTCCAATACGCAAAGGCGATGGGGTTAAACGTCGTTGCTGTCGATTTAGGTGATGAAAAACTTGAGCTTGCTAAACAACTTGGTGCAGATCTTGTCGTCAATCCGAAACATGATGATGCAGCACAATGGATAAAAGAAAAAGTGGGCGGTGTGCATGCGACTGTCGTCACAGCTGTTTCAAAAGCCGCGTTCGAATCAGCCTACAAATCCATTCGTCGCGGTGGTGCTTGCGTACTCGTCGGATTACCGCCGGAAGAAATACCTATTCCAATTTTCGATACAGTATTAAATGGAGTAAAAATTATTGGTTCTATCGTTGGTACGCGCAAAGACTTACAAGAGGCACTTCAATTTGCAGCAGAAGGAAAAGTAAAAACAATTGTCGAAGTGCAACCGCTTGAAAACATTAACGACGTATTCGATCGTATGTTAAAAGGGCAAATTAACGGCCGCGTCGTGTTAAAAGTAGATTAA